The DNA segment CAAGATGGCGGTGAATATCATCAGCGCCCCGGCGATGACATAACCGTCCATGTTCTCACCGAGCACAAGCCAGCTCAGGAACACGGCGAAGGCCGATTCCACCATGAGCACCGTGGCCGAGGTCACCACGCTGATATGCCTCAAAGCCCCGGTCCAGAGGATCGTCGGTATGGTGGTGCACACCGCCCCGATGAAGAGAACGGCCGGGATGGCCGAACGGTCGAGCCCGCCCTCCAGCGGGACCAGCACCGACAGTAAAAAAAGCGTCAATGGTAAAAGCAGATGCATGCCGAGGGCCCACTGGTCTGAACGGAGCTTTCTCAGGGCGAACCGAGAAAACACGACCGTGACCCCGATGCCCGCGGCCGCCAGCAGCATCAACAGGTTGCCGACCATTTGGGACCCATGGAAGACCGATAGGTTCCAGCGGGTGGTCAAGGTGACCAGGCCCAGCAGGGCGATGGCGACACCCAGCAGCCTGCGGTGGCTCATCCTTTCCCGGAACGCTATCCAGCTGAAGAAGGCCACGAAGATGACGTTGCTGCCAATTATCAGCCCAGCCGCCGAGGCGGCGGTCATGGTCAACCCTACATATGAAAGTCCGACCACCCAAGTGTTGATTAGCGACCCCGCCCAGAATTCCCAGTGCCGGAACATGTCCTTGGTGAACGTCCCCCTCCACAGCATGATGGCGATGACCAGTGCCGAGCCCACCGCCGCCGTGGCTGCCCCGAGCAGGAAAGGATTGGTCTCGCCCACGGCCAACTTGACCGCCACGTAGGACGTGCCAAGCATAAAGCTGGACAGCAAGGTGCTGAGAACGGCGGCGGTCTTCGGCGAGGTGTTGGCGCTCATGATGTATCCCAGTGATAGAACCGACAGCCATTGGTGAACGGTTCATCGAACATCAACCTTATGGAGGAGGCGGCGAAAATGGGGATCGTCGTTCAGGAGGGCTACCGTCCAACGGTACGTGCGTAATCGATCTCTCATGCGGTTCCCCGGGGCTGCGGTGAAAATCATTATGTGCTCAATAAATGTTAAACCATTACGTTCAGATGTTCCGAAAATTGTTGATCCCGGTCGACCTCTCGCCCCAATCGCTGATGATGGTGTACACCGCCCTCCGCATGAAGGAGTATGGCGTCTTGGACCTGGTGGTATATTCCGCCGTGCCGGACAGCCCACCCGACGACACGATACTTGAGGACGTAGGAAAGAAGCTGGACAAGGTCGGGATGAAGCACGAGCTGGTGGTCCAGACCAGCACCAACCCTGCTAAGTCCATTCTTAAGGTATCGGGGTCCAGAGGGATCGCCATGATCGCCATGGCCGCCTCCGGCAAGGGCCGGATGAAGGAGTTCTTCGTCGGCAGCACCTCCCTGGAGGTCATCAGGGGATCGAAGGTTCCCGTGCTGCTGGACAAGTTCTCGTTCTCCGCGGACAACGACCCTGAAGGTTACTGCAGGAACTGCCCCAAGCTACTGGAGCGAGTGCTCGTATCGTTGGACCTATCCAAAGTTTCCAATCACATTCAACCCTATGTTCAGAGCATCATCGACGCCGGCGCCAAGAACATCACCCTGTTCCACGTGGTCCAGGCCCACAAGTACAAGATGAGCGACGACGACCGCTTCAAGGAGGTCAAGGTGAAGTTGGAGGAATACCGGGACCGGCTGGAGGTCAAGAACTGCAAGGTGGACGTACACATCCATTTCGGGACGACCACCTACAACATACTGGAGGTGTCCAGGGAGATGGACGCCACCCTAATCGTGCTGGGGACCACCGGGAGGGGCTATCTGAGGGGGGCAACGCTCGGATCGACCTCCGAAGAGGTCATCAAAGGCTCCACCCGTCCCATGCTGCTCATACCGAGCTGATCAGAACAGCTTCTCGCGCTGGTTCAGATCCTTTAGGTAGGCGCGCAGCTCTTTCCCGTACACTGGGTGCTTGAGAGATAGCTCGAACTGGGACTTTATCCATCCGGGAATGTCGCCGATATCGTAGCGCTTGCCCTCGAACTCCCAGGCCATCATCCCCTCCTTCTCCCGCAGCAGCTTCAGGGCGTCGGTGAGCTGAAGTTCGCCGTTGTAGCCCGGTTTGATGTTCTCAATGCACTCGAAGATGGCCGGGGTGAGCACGTAGGTGCCGGCGATGCACAGGTCGGAGGGGGCCTCCTCCGGCCGGGGCTTCTCCACCAGGTCGTTGATGACATAGAGCCGGTCCTCGACCTTGGTGGCGTCCAGGACCCCGTAGTCCTTCACCTTGTCCCCTGGCACGCGCTCCGCGGCGATGACCGATTTGCCGGTACGGGCGTGGATGTCCATCAGCTGCTTGACCACCGGTACGTCCGCCACGTGAATGGTGTCGCCGAGCATGACCGCGAAGGGCTCGTCCCCCACGTGATGCCTGGCCTGGTAGACCGCGTCCGCCAACCCCTTGGGCTCCTTCTGACGGATGTAGTGCAGGTTGGCCATATTGCACAGGTCCCTGATCTTCTTCAAGTGCTCTTGCTTGTGACTGTTCTGGAGTATGGCCTCCAGCTCGAAGGAACGGTCGAAATGGTCCTCGATGGTGCGCTTGTGCCTTCCGGTGACGATGATGATGTCCTCGATACCGGCGGCCACGGCCTCCTCCACCACGTATTGGATGACGGGCTTGTCGATGACCGGCAGCATCTCCTTTGGCTGCTCCTTGGTGAGGGGGAGAAAGCGCACTCCCCATCCAGCCGCTGGGATGACCGCTTTCATACCTACCAGCATATTCCTTCGTAGTTAATAGTCTTGGTGACTCCACGCCCGTCCACGACCGGCATGGGGCCATAGAGCGAGGGGTCGGCGAACTCCTTCCATTCGGTCAGGATGAGCGCGGCGTCCGCCCCCTGGAGGCACTCCTTGACCGATTGACAGTAGGTTATGTAGGGGAAGGTCCGCCGGAAGTTCTCCATGGCCTGGGGGTCGTAAGCCCTAACTTTAGCTCCCTTGCGCAGGAGCTCGGCCACCACCGTTAGCGAGCTGGCCTCCCGGATGTCGTCGGTCCCGGGCTTGAAGGCCAATCCCAGCACCGCCACCGTGCTGCCTTCTATG comes from the Methanomassiliicoccales archaeon genome and includes:
- a CDS encoding universal stress protein — encoded protein: MFRKLLIPVDLSPQSLMMVYTALRMKEYGVLDLVVYSAVPDSPPDDTILEDVGKKLDKVGMKHELVVQTSTNPAKSILKVSGSRGIAMIAMAASGKGRMKEFFVGSTSLEVIRGSKVPVLLDKFSFSADNDPEGYCRNCPKLLERVLVSLDLSKVSNHIQPYVQSIIDAGAKNITLFHVVQAHKYKMSDDDRFKEVKVKLEEYRDRLEVKNCKVDVHIHFGTTTYNILEVSREMDATLIVLGTTGRGYLRGATLGSTSEEVIKGSTRPMLLIPS
- a CDS encoding DMT family transporter, which encodes MSANTSPKTAAVLSTLLSSFMLGTSYVAVKLAVGETNPFLLGAATAAVGSALVIAIMLWRGTFTKDMFRHWEFWAGSLINTWVVGLSYVGLTMTAASAAGLIIGSNVIFVAFFSWIAFRERMSHRRLLGVAIALLGLVTLTTRWNLSVFHGSQMVGNLLMLLAAAGIGVTVVFSRFALRKLRSDQWALGMHLLLPLTLFLLSVLVPLEGGLDRSAIPAVLFIGAVCTTIPTILWTGALRHISVVTSATVLMVESAFAVFLSWLVLGENMDGYVIAGALMIFTAILLLARSE
- the galU gene encoding UTP--glucose-1-phosphate uridylyltransferase GalU, yielding MKAVIPAAGWGVRFLPLTKEQPKEMLPVIDKPVIQYVVEEAVAAGIEDIIIVTGRHKRTIEDHFDRSFELEAILQNSHKQEHLKKIRDLCNMANLHYIRQKEPKGLADAVYQARHHVGDEPFAVMLGDTIHVADVPVVKQLMDIHARTGKSVIAAERVPGDKVKDYGVLDATKVEDRLYVINDLVEKPRPEEAPSDLCIAGTYVLTPAIFECIENIKPGYNGELQLTDALKLLREKEGMMAWEFEGKRYDIGDIPGWIKSQFELSLKHPVYGKELRAYLKDLNQREKLF